In the Deinococcus carri genome, one interval contains:
- a CDS encoding PilT/PilU family type 4a pilus ATPase: MSVLQALLGVMVKAGASDIHLRVGSPPAARVNGDMVRFGEDRLLPDHVEGFAREMMTRPGLWEEFLARRDSDFAYGVSGLARFRVNAYYQRGTIGLIMRVIEEKPIPSFAELGLPQATFEALGAHERGLVLVTGPTGSGKTTTLASLINHINTTSPVNIVTLEDPIEILHRDKQAMISQRELGSDTLSFAAGLRASMRQDPDVILIGEMRDKETVEAALSAAQTGHLVFSTLHTLDAIRTVNRIIDFFAPHERDQIRLGLSESLVGVVSQRLLPRKGGGRVLGMEILLGTPTVRECIKDADRTEEIKQALQEGGLHGMHTFDQHLAELVKEDLMTEEDALQSATSPHELKLSLMRHQFA; encoded by the coding sequence ATGAGCGTCTTGCAGGCCTTACTCGGTGTCATGGTGAAGGCGGGGGCCAGTGACATTCACCTCCGGGTCGGGAGTCCCCCCGCCGCCCGCGTGAACGGCGACATGGTGCGCTTCGGCGAGGACCGGCTGCTGCCCGACCACGTCGAGGGGTTCGCCCGCGAGATGATGACGCGCCCCGGCCTGTGGGAAGAATTCCTCGCGCGCCGAGACAGCGACTTCGCCTACGGCGTGTCCGGCCTCGCCCGCTTCCGGGTCAATGCCTACTACCAGCGCGGCACCATCGGCCTGATCATGCGCGTGATCGAGGAAAAGCCGATTCCCAGCTTCGCGGAACTGGGCCTGCCCCAGGCCACCTTCGAGGCGCTGGGCGCACACGAACGCGGGCTGGTGCTGGTGACTGGCCCCACCGGGTCGGGCAAGACCACCACCCTGGCCTCACTGATCAACCACATCAACACGACCAGCCCGGTGAACATCGTCACCCTGGAAGACCCCATCGAGATCCTGCACCGCGACAAGCAGGCCATGATATCCCAGCGCGAACTGGGCAGCGACACCCTGAGTTTCGCGGCGGGGCTGCGCGCCTCCATGCGCCAGGACCCCGACGTGATCCTGATCGGCGAGATGCGCGACAAGGAAACGGTGGAAGCCGCCCTCTCCGCCGCCCAGACCGGCCACCTGGTCTTCAGCACGCTGCACACGCTCGACGCCATCCGCACCGTGAACCGCATCATCGACTTCTTCGCACCGCACGAACGCGACCAGATTCGCCTGGGCCTCTCGGAGAGCCTGGTGGGCGTGGTCAGCCAGCGCCTGCTGCCGCGCAAGGGCGGGGGCCGGGTGCTGGGCATGGAAATCCTGCTGGGCACCCCCACCGTCCGCGAGTGCATCAAGGACGCCGACCGCACCGAGGAAATCAAGCAGGCCCTGCAAGAAGGCGGCCTGCACGGCATGCACACCTTCGACCAGCACCTCGCCGAGCTGGTCAAGGAAGACCTGATGACCGAGGAGGACGCCCTGCAATCGGCCACCAGCCCCCATGAACTCAAGCTCTCGCTGATGCGCCACCAGTTCGCGTAG